One segment of Osmerus mordax isolate fOsmMor3 chromosome 28, fOsmMor3.pri, whole genome shotgun sequence DNA contains the following:
- the fhip2b gene encoding FHF complex subunit HOOK-interacting protein 2B has translation MDMFSKLTSLFQQALETREPSVNLLDSFVDHWKGITNYYIVTNDETQPVKQTDIPWRLKQMLDILVYEEGEQGLEETGPCMEYLLQHKLLETLCTLGKAQYPPGMNQQVLIFFSKLLTQIQKPVLHLINIYRPVQKLIRLCGLPGSQAEKEEAQFLLVVCSRIKQDPYILNYILEITQDMLSKRSNSTSEEKSDASNEETVPSDQSPSSASTPSQSESTTPSPGPTPSSPSIPPPDNTGLIHVLMHLSGSQKSRVALKAYESLLLLTSVQREETLKVLAEMTPLCPLLAGRLCELYSLIPSSLDPGDILSLPHTHWSTQFSQGGTEDTASFPGSDVMERFFSWLDYLDHLMKEAPKILAVKLASEIHQQLLVNKLQPQLLQMSEAGVLVGTALLCCVVRRVQSAALLDELVSYILGHETEGELRLDTETHVLRYHLIEHCDHISDEISIISMRLFEELLQKPQRDILSNLVLRNLEGRCYTTHTPGDDRHHQYEALEDSEELEEDPFFTDSLYPDSDFCPDQLPQRTPSLSGEPPHNQAADSVNSFLCLVPQEAKSSHLLQGAGYNTYVHDAHKLLRDCTALSQGWDWPETPIQSDSSAVSSDFFEGHFLKVLFDRIGRILEQPYELNLQVTSVLSRLSVFPHPLLHEYLLDPYISLAPEARSLFSVLIRVIGELMQRIQLVPNVTEKLVQVRGQLMGLEAETGVDHVTLLKGVIVLEEFCKELAAIAFVKLPSASY, from the exons ATGGACATGTTTAGTAAACTTACGAGTTTATTTCAGCAGGCGTTGGAAACG AGAGAGCCCTCTGTTAATCTGTTAGACTCGTTCGTGGACCACTGGAAAGGAATCACCAATTATTACATCGTAACTAATG ATGAGACTCAGCCTGTGAAGCAGACCGACATCCCTTGGAGGCTGAAGCAGATGCTGGACATCCTGGTgtatgaggagggggagcagggcctggaggagacagggccctgcatggAGTACCTGCTGCAGCACAAGCTGCTGGAGACACTGTGCACCCTGGGAAAGGCACAG TACCCTCCAGGGATGAACCAGCAGGTGCTGATTTTCTTCTCCAAGTTGCTGACTCAGATCCAGAAGCCTGTCCTCCACCTCATCAATATCTACAGGCCAGTCCAG AAGCTCATCCGACTGTGTGGACTTCCTGGTTCccaggcagagaaggaggaggctcAGTTCCTATTGGTCGTCTGCTCCAGAATTAAACAGGACCCCTACATCCTCAACTACATTTTAGAG ATTACGCAAGACATGCTCTCCAAGAGGTCTAACTCCACCTCTGAGGAGAAAAGTGACGCTTCCAACGAAGAGACAGTGCCTTCTGACCAAtcaccctcctcagcctccaccCCAAGCCAATCAGAATCTACAACTCCTAGCCCTGGTCCCaccccttcatctccctccatccctcctcctgacAACACAGGCCTCATCCATGTTCTGATGCACTTAAGCGggagccag AAAAGTCGAGTGGCCCTGAAGGCCTATGAGAGCCTTCTGCTTCTCACCAGCgtccagagagaggagaccctGAAGGTTCTGGCTGAGATGACTCcactctgccccctgctggccggGAGGTTGTGTGAGCTCTACAGCCTCATCCCCTCCAGCCTGGACCCAGGGGACATCCTcagcctcccacacacacactggag CACACAGTTTTCCCAGGGCGGTACTGAAGACACTGCGTCATTTCCTGGAAGTGATGTAATGGAGAGATTCTTCTCCTGGCTGGACTACCTGGATCACTTGATGAAGGAGGCACCAAAA ATTCTAGCTGTGAAACTGGCCAGTGAGATTCACCAGCAGCTGCTTGTCAACAAACTGCAACCTCAACTGCTGCAAAT gtCCGAGGCGGGTGTGTTGGTCGGCACGGCGCTGCTGTGTTGCGTTGTGCGTCGCGTCCAGTCCGCCGCCCTGCTGGACGAGCTGGTGAGCTACATCCTGGGCcatgagacggagggagagctgCGACTGGACACGGAAACCCACGTCCTGCGCTACCACCTCATAGAGCACTGTGACCACATCTCTGATGAG aTCAGCATCATCAGCATGCGTCTGTTCGAGGAGCTGCTTCAGAAGCCTCAGCGGGACATCCTGTCCAACCTGGTGCTGAGGAACCTGGAGGGTCGctgctacaccacacacacacccggggaCGACCGCCATCACCAGTACGAGGCTCTGGAGGACAGCGA agagctggaggaggacccGTTCTTCACAGACAGCCTGTACCCTGACAGTGACTTCTGTCCAGACCAACTGCCCCAgcgcaccccctctctctcaggagaaCCCCCCCACAACCAGGCAGCTGACAGTGTCAACAG tttCCTGTGCCTGGTCCCTCAGGAAGCTAAGTCttcccacctcctccagggtgcAGGATACAACACCTACGTTCATGACGCTCACAAACTG TTGAGAGATTGCACAGCACTCTCGCAGGGCTGGGATTGGCCAGAAACCCCTATCCAGTCCGATTCATCTGCAGTGAGTTCAGACTTCTTTGAGGGACACTTTCTGAAAGTCCTGTTTGACAGGATTGGCCGGATCCTAGAGCAG ccgtaTGAGTTGAACCTGCAGGTGACGTCGGTGCTGTCCAGGCTGAGCGtgttccctcaccccctcctccacgagTACCTTCTGGACCCCTACATCAGCCTGGCCCCCGAAGCCCGCTCGCTCTTCTCTGTCCTCATCAGG gtgataGGAGAGCTGATGCAGAGGATCCAGCTGGTCCCGAACGTGACGGAGAAGCTGGTCCAGGTCCGGGGACAGCTGATGGGTCTGGAGGCAGAGACTGG